A region from the Citrobacter koseri ATCC BAA-895 genome encodes:
- the serS gene encoding serine--tRNA ligase: MLDPNLLRNEPDAVAEKLARRGFKLDVDKLRALEERRKVLQVNTENLQAERNSRSKSIGQAKARGEDIEPLRLEVNKLGEELDAAKAELESLQAEIRDIALTIPNLPADDVPVGKDENDNVEVSRWGTPREFDFDVRDHVTLGEMHAGLDFAAAVKLTGSRFVVMKGQIARMHRALSQFMLDLHTEQHGYSENYVPYLVNHDTLYGTGQLPKFAGDLFHTRPLEEEADSSNYALIPTAEVPLTNLVRDEIIDEDALPIKMTAHTPCFRSEAGSYGRDTRGLIRMHQFDKVEMVQIVRPEESMDALEEMTGHAEKVLQLLGLPYRKIVLCTGDMGFGACKTYDLEVWIPAQNTYREISSCSNVWDFQARRMQARCRSKSDKKTRLVHTLNGSGLAVGRTLVAVMENYQQADGRIEVPEVLRPYMNGLEYIG, translated from the coding sequence ATGCTCGATCCCAATCTGCTGCGTAATGAGCCAGACGCAGTCGCTGAAAAACTGGCACGCCGGGGCTTTAAGCTGGATGTAGATAAGCTGCGCGCTCTTGAAGAGCGTCGTAAAGTTTTGCAGGTCAACACGGAAAACCTGCAAGCAGAGCGTAACTCTCGATCGAAATCCATCGGCCAGGCGAAAGCGCGCGGGGAAGATATCGAGCCTTTACGTCTGGAAGTGAACAAGCTGGGCGAAGAGCTGGATGCGGCAAAAGCCGAGCTGGAGAGCTTACAGGCTGAAATTCGCGATATCGCGCTGACCATTCCTAACTTACCGGCTGATGATGTACCGGTAGGTAAAGATGAAAACGACAACGTTGAAGTCAGCCGTTGGGGAACCCCGCGTGAGTTTGATTTCGACGTCCGCGATCATGTGACGCTGGGTGAAATGCACGCCGGTCTCGACTTCGCGGCTGCGGTTAAACTGACCGGTTCTCGTTTTGTGGTAATGAAAGGGCAGATTGCCCGTATGCACCGCGCGCTGTCGCAGTTCATGCTGGATCTGCACACTGAACAGCATGGTTACAGTGAAAACTACGTGCCGTATCTGGTGAACCACGACACGCTGTACGGTACAGGGCAGTTGCCGAAATTTGCGGGCGATCTGTTCCATACTCGCCCGCTGGAAGAAGAGGCTGACAGCAGCAACTATGCGCTGATCCCGACGGCGGAAGTGCCGCTGACTAACCTGGTGCGTGATGAAATCATCGACGAAGATGCGCTGCCGATCAAAATGACTGCGCATACGCCATGCTTCCGTTCTGAAGCGGGTTCTTACGGTCGTGACACGCGCGGTCTGATCCGTATGCACCAGTTCGATAAAGTTGAGATGGTGCAGATTGTGCGTCCAGAAGAGTCAATGGATGCGCTGGAAGAGATGACCGGTCATGCTGAGAAAGTGCTTCAGTTGCTGGGTCTGCCGTACCGTAAAATCGTTCTGTGTACCGGTGACATGGGCTTTGGCGCATGTAAAACCTACGATCTCGAAGTATGGATCCCGGCGCAGAACACCTATCGTGAAATCTCTTCCTGCTCGAACGTATGGGATTTCCAGGCGCGTCGTATGCAGGCACGCTGCCGCAGTAAGTCCGACAAGAAAACCCGTCTGGTTCATACCCTGAACGGTTCCGGTCTGGCGGTTGGGCGTACTTTAGTTGCCGTGATGGAAAACTACCAGCAGGCTGATGGCCGCATCGAAGTTCCAGAAGTATTACGTCCGTATATGAACGGGCTGGAATATATCGGCTAA
- the rarA gene encoding replication-associated recombination protein RarA, with protein MSNLSLDFSDNTFQPLAARMRPENLAQYIGQQHLLAAGKPLPRAIEAGHLHSMILWGPPGTGKTTLAEVIARYANADVERISAVTSGVKEIREAIERARQNRNAGRRTILFVDEVHRFNKSQQDAFLPHIEDGTITFIGATTENPSFELNSALLSRARVYLLKSLTTEDIEQVLNQAMDDKARGYGGQDIVLPDETRRAIAELVNGDARRALNTLEMMADMAEVDDSGKRVLLPALLTEIAGERSARFDNKGDRFYDLISALHKSVRGSAPDAALYWYARIITAGGDPLYVARRCLAIASEDVGNADPRAMQVAISAWDCFTRVGPAEGERAIAQAIVYLACAPKSNAVYTAFKAALADARERPDYDVPVHLRNAPTKLMKEMGYGQEYRYAHDEPNAYAAGEVYFPPEIAQTRYYHPTNRGLEGKIGEKLAWLAEQDQNSPTKRYR; from the coding sequence GCATCTGCTGGCTGCGGGTAAGCCTTTGCCTCGTGCAATTGAGGCCGGGCACCTGCACTCGATGATTTTGTGGGGGCCGCCCGGTACGGGCAAAACCACGCTGGCCGAAGTGATTGCCCGCTATGCCAATGCTGACGTCGAACGTATTTCCGCCGTGACTTCTGGCGTAAAAGAGATCCGTGAAGCCATTGAACGCGCCCGCCAGAACCGTAATGCCGGGCGCCGCACTATTCTGTTTGTCGATGAAGTCCATCGCTTCAACAAGAGCCAGCAGGATGCGTTTCTGCCGCATATCGAAGACGGCACGATTACGTTTATTGGCGCGACGACCGAAAACCCGTCCTTCGAGCTGAACTCGGCTTTGCTGTCACGCGCCCGCGTGTATCTCCTCAAATCCTTAACGACTGAAGATATTGAGCAGGTGCTGAATCAGGCGATGGATGACAAAGCGCGTGGTTATGGCGGCCAGGATATCGTTCTGCCGGACGAGACGCGCCGGGCGATCGCCGAACTGGTGAACGGAGATGCGCGTCGGGCGTTAAATACGCTGGAAATGATGGCAGACATGGCGGAAGTGGATGACAGCGGTAAGCGAGTATTATTGCCCGCATTACTGACCGAAATCGCCGGGGAGCGCAGCGCGCGCTTTGATAATAAAGGCGACCGCTTTTACGATCTCATCTCCGCATTGCATAAATCGGTGCGTGGTAGCGCCCCGGACGCGGCGCTTTACTGGTATGCCCGGATCATTACTGCTGGCGGCGACCCGCTGTATGTCGCCCGACGTTGCCTGGCGATTGCTTCTGAAGACGTCGGCAATGCCGATCCTCGCGCAATGCAGGTGGCGATTTCTGCGTGGGATTGCTTTACCCGCGTCGGCCCTGCGGAAGGGGAACGGGCGATAGCCCAGGCGATTGTTTATTTAGCCTGTGCGCCGAAAAGTAACGCGGTTTATACCGCGTTCAAAGCGGCGCTGGCTGATGCCCGTGAACGCCCGGATTATGATGTGCCTGTGCATCTGCGCAATGCGCCGACGAAACTGATGAAAGAAATGGGCTATGGCCAGGAATACCGCTACGCGCATGATGAGCCAAACGCCTACGCCGCAGGCGAGGTTTATTTCCCGCCGGAAATAGCGCAAACACGCTATTATCATCCCACAAACAGGGGTCTTGAAGGCAAGATTGGCGAAAAGCTCGCCTGGCTGGCTGAACAGGATCAAAATAGCCCCACAAAACGCTACCGTTAG